The Stenotrophomonas sp. BIO128-Bstrain region TGGCCGATGCCATGGCCAGCCTGGAGTACTACCTGGAAGCCCTGCGCGAACGCCGGCCGGGCCGCGACGACATCCTGGACATCACCCGCAGCAGCCTGGAAACCCTGCGTTACTGGCCGCTGCCGGATGCGAACCAGCCAACCGCCGACACCGGCCCGGAATCGCTGCCGGTTGCGCCCGAACCCATCGAACTGACACCGTGGGACGCGCCGGCCCCCGAGCCGATCGAGCTCGCGGTGACCGCCGAGGTACCGCGCCCGGCCAACCTGCCGCCGCCGCTGCCGGACTTCACCTTCGATCCGCCGCCGGCGGCCGCCGCGCCCGTGACACCGCCGCCGGTGGCGCTGGTGTTCGATGCCTCCACCGCGCCGGTCACTGCCGATGCGCCGCAGTGGACGCTGGGCCAGCAGGACGACGCCGATGAAGGGCTGACGTTTGCCCATCTCGACCCGATCATTGCCGACCTGCCGCCCGGCGCTGCGTGGGGGGGGGCCTCGCTGCCGCCCGCGCTGCAGGCCGATCGCATGGGCGACGACGTCGCCGACGCCCCGCTGGAGATGCCGGCCTTCGTGGCCACCGGCGCCGGGTTCGATCCGGTGGCTGCCGAGCACGAGCTGCTGGCGCTGAGCGACGAGCCGATCGAATTCACCTTCGATGACGGCCTGCGCAACGCCGATGACGTGCTCTCGCTGCAGATCGATGACACTGACGCTGACATCGATAGCGATACTGATACCGGTACTGATATCGATACCGATACCCATAGCGGTACCGATACTGATACCGACAGCGACAGCATTGATGCAGGGGCCGCGGCTTCGTCCAGCGTCACGCCGGGCGAGGTGGATGTGCAAGCGCTGCCGACGTTCCTGCAGGAGATTCCCGTCGCATCGGCGCAGGACAGCGCCGCGCCGCCGCTCGACCCGTTCGCCGACGATGTCGACACGGCCGCCGAGGCCGCAGCCGATGCAGCGCAGCCGAACGCCACGGTGCGCGATGCGGTGATCGGCCGTATCGAGCTGGACGATGCCGCTACCCGCTTCCTGGCCGAGCTGGATGCCGCCGCGGCGCAGTTCCGCCCGGAAGGCGCCGACACCGAGACCGTGCCGACGGCCGCCGCAGCGGGGAGCCCGGCGGTGGCCGCGTCCGCCGATGACATCAGCATCGAGGCGGGCTTCGAAGACGATGGCGAGAACATCGACCAGGACATCCGCGAGGTGTTCATCGAAGAGTTCGACGAAGAGCTGGTGAACCTGGGCAACCTGCTTCCGGCCTGGCGCGCCGCGCCGGACAACCTGGACCGCCTGCGCCCGATCCGTCGCGTGTTCCATACCCTCAAGGGCAGTGGCCGACTGGTGGGTGCGCGCACCCTGGGCGAGTTCAGCTGGAAGATCGAGGGCATGCTCAACCGCGTGCTCGATGGCAGCCGCCCGGCCTCGCCGGCCGTGGTTGCGCTGGTCGGCCAGGCCTACGACGCGCTGCCGCAGCTCAACGCGGCACTGCGCGATGGCAGTCGTGTCACCGCCGATCTGCAGGCCATGCAGGCCATCGCCGATCGCGTGGCCGCGGGCGAAGAGACCTTCCACGTGCCGCTGCAGCGGGCGGCGAGCGCCGCGGTGCCGACGGTCATGGAGACCGTTGCGGCCGAGGCTGTGCCGGTGATCGAGAGTACGCCGGCCAACATCGACAGCGTGCTGCGCGAGATCCTGGAAGCCGAGGTCGAGGTGCACCAGGCGACGCTGCAGGCGTGGCTGGATGCGGCTGCCGATGCTCCGCAGCCGGTGACCGACGGCCTGCTGCGCGCCGTGCACACGATGAACGGTGCTTTCGCCATGACCGATGTGCCGGAGATCACGGCCGTCACCGGCGCGGCGGAAAGTTACCTCAAGCGTTCGCTTGCGGCCGATGCGCTGCCGGCTGCGGCAGGCATGGACGCGCTCGCCGAGACCTGCGCCGCCATCACCACCACCATGGCGGCCCTGCAGGACGAGGCCCGGCGGGTGCCCGTGCAGACCGCCTTGGCGGCCCGTCTGGTCGCCCTGGCCGATACGTTGCCCGAAGCGCGCTGGCCGGCGCTGGCCGAGGACGATCTGGACCTGGTGCACGACGAACTGCCCGTCCAGGCGACTGACGCCGCCGGCACGGACGCATTGGACGAAGCGACCGACGCCGGCGAAACAGCTGAAGCGTATGCCGCCGAGCCTGGGCAGTTCGCCCCGGTCGCCGATGCGCGGACGGATGCGGTCGAAGTGATTGGCGATGAGGTTGAGGACGACGCCGCACCGGTGTTGGCGCGCGCCGATGACACCACCGGCATCGACGAGCTGGAGGCCGAGATCGACGCCGATGGCCTGAGCGTGATCGAGTCCAGTCACGCGGTCGCGCCGGCCAACGACGATGATGCGCTCATCGCCATGGAGCTGACCGGCACGGACGACCTGTCCGCCTACTTCGATGCGGAACTGCCCGACAGCACGCATGCCGCCGATGCGCAGGCAGCATCCGATGCGGTGGCCGAGGATGCCGATCCGGCCGCTATGCATGCAGGCCTGGAATCGGCCGAATTGACCGCGGCCGAGGATCTCTCGCGCTACTTCGATCAGCTCGCCGAGCCGACCCCCCCGGCAAGCCAGGACGACGCCGACACTGAAACCAGGGCCGACGCCGACGCTCCGGCCGACACCCAGGCCGACACTCAGGCCGATCCGGCAGCGGCGAGCCCGGTCGGCCCCGACGGTCCGGCTGCCGACACCTCTGCCGATGCTCCTGCGCCGGGCAGCGTCTACGCGGCCTCCGTGGATGACGCGGCCAACGACAACTGGAGCGATGGCGAGCAGGTCAGCCAGCAGAGCAGCGACGAGAGCCGCGACGAAGACAGCGACGAGGACGCGCAGGCGCTGTCCGACGTCCTGCCACCGCCGCCGGCCTTTGGCGAGGTGGTGGACGCGCAGCAGGCGATGGACGACGGCCTGACCGTTGTCGATGCGCCGGATGCGCTGGACACCCGGGTGCTGGGTCTGGACGCCACAGACGAGAACACCGGTGAAGCCGACGCGTTCGCCGACGTGAGCGAGACCACGGCGCCGGATACTTCGGCCGACGCGGCCACCCCGGCCCGCTTCTTCGAACTCGAAGACGCGCCTGCGGCCAGCCTCACCAACGATCCGGAACCCGCCGACGTCCTCGCGGCGGCATCGGCCGACAGCGACGACCTCGGGCCGGGCGATGCACTCGACTTCACCCAGCTCGACCAGGAGCTGGTCGATATCTTCGTGGAGGAGGGCAAGGACCTGCTTGACCACTGCGATGGTCTGATCAGCGAGCTGCGCGCTGCGCCCCAGGACCGCGACGTGATCGCTGGCCTGCAGCGCGATCTGCACACGCTGAAGGGTGGCGCGCGCATGGCCGGGATCAATCCCATCGGCGACCTGGGCCACGGCATCGAGTCGCTGCTGGAAGCCGTGGCCGCCAACCGCACCGATATCGACCGCAGCGACGTGCACCTGCTGGAGCGTGGGTTCGATCGCCTGCACCAGCTGCTGACCCGTACCGGGCAGCACCGCACCGTGGCCATGCCCGACGACCTGATCGCCGCCTTCGAGCAGCGCACCCAGGGCCGCATCGCGCCGGCGCCGGCCGACACCGCCAACGATGCGCTGCCCTCCGGCGATGCCAGGGTCGAGGCGGCGATCGCCGCGCTTGTCGCAGCGCCGCTGTCGGCACCGGTTCCGCTGGAAACCGTCAGCGAAGAGGATGGCCTGCCGCGGCCGCAGCAGGAACAGGTGCGCGTACGCGCCGATCTGCTCGACCGCCTGGTCAACCACGCCGGTGAAGTGGCGATCTACCGTTCGCGGCTGGAACAGCAGCTCGGGGCCTTCCGCGGCGCCATGGGCGAACTGGACCGCACCAATGCCCGTCTGCGCGACCAGCTGCGCCGGCTGGACCTGGAAACCGAAGCGCAGATCGTGGCCCGTTACCAGCGCGAACAGGACCAGGCCCACCACACGTTCGATCCGCTGGAACTGGACCGCTTCTCCACGCTGCAGCAGCTCAGCCGCGCGCTGAACGAATCGGCTGCCGATCTGGGCGGCCTGCAGGGCGTGCTGGACGATCTGTCGCGCCAGTACGACGTGCTGCTCCAGCAGCAGTCGCGGGTCAGCTCGGAACTGCAGGACGGCCTGATGCGCGCGCGCATGGTGCCCTTCGATGGGCTCGTGCCGCGTCTGCGCCGGGTGGTTCGCCAGGCCGGACAGGACACCGGCAAGCAGGTCCACGTCACCCTGGAAGGCACCCACGGCGAACTGGACCGCAACGTGCTCGACCGCATGGTCGCGCCGCTGGAACACATGCTGCGCAACTCGGTGGCGCACGGTCTGGAAACCCCGGAACAGCGCCGTGCCGCCGGCAAGCCGGAAGAGGGCGAGATCGCCATCCGCCTGCGCCGTGAAGGCTCGGAAATCGTGCTGGAAGTGGCCGACGACGGCGCCGGCCTGGATCGCGGGGCGATCCGTCGCCGTGCCGAACAGCGTGGCCTGATCGCCGCCGATGCGGTACTGGGCGATGCCGAACTGGACGCGATGATCTTCTCGCCCGGCTTCAGCACCGCCGACCAGGTCAGCCAGCTGGCCGGCCGTGGCGTGGGCATGGACGTGGTCCACAACGAAGTGCGCCAGCTCGGCGGCTCGGTGGACATCCACTCGGTCAGCGGCCAGGGCGTGACGTTCACCCTGCGCCTGCCGCAGACGCTGGCGGTCACCCAGGCGGTGTTCGTACAGATCGGCGAGACCACCTTCGCGGTGCCGGTGGCCTCGGTCAGCGGTATCGGCCGGATCTCGCGCGAGCGTTTCGAAACCGCCAACGGCGGCTACCACTACGGTGGCGAGGAGTTCGCACTTCACGATCTGGGCACCCTGATCGGCCAGGCCCAGGCCCGTGCCGAAGGCCAGGCCCAGGTGCCGCTGCTGCTGGTCCGCGCCGGTGACCTGCGCGTGGCCGTGGCGATCGACCAGGTGCTGGGCAACCGCGAAATCGTGGTCAAGCCGGTTGGCCTGCAGATCGCGTCGGTACCGGGCATCTACGGTGCGACGATCACCGGCGATGGCCGCGTGGTCGTCATCCTGGACGTCGCGCCACTGGTGCGTCGTTACCTGGCCAATCCGCACAAGCCGATCACCGCCACCGCCAAGGTCAGCGACCGCGATGTGCCGCTGGTGATGGTGGTCGACGATTCACTGACCATGCGCAAGGTCACCGGCCGCATCCTGGAGCGCCACAACTTCGAGGTCACGGTTGCCCGTGACGGCATCGAAGCACTGGAGCGGCTGGACGAGCGCGTGCCCGACCTGATGCTGCTGGATATCGAGATGCCGCGCATGGACGGCTACGAGCTGGCCAGTGTCATGCGCGCCGACCCACGCTACCAGGGCGTGCCGATCGTGATGATCACCTCGCGCAGCGGCGACAAGCACCGTCAGCGCGCCTTTGAACTCGGTGTCCAGCGCTACCTGGGCAAGCCGTACCAGGAGCTGGATCTGATGCGCAACGTGTATGACCTGCTGGGGATCGCCCGTGCACGCGAGTGATGTCCACGCCCTGTTGTCGGTGGCGCTGCTGGCCCGGTCCGGGCCGGCGCGTGAGCGGCTGCGCGAGGCGCTCGACCATGCCGGCGCCCGCGTGGTGCTGGAGGACGACCCCAATACGCTCGAGCTGCAGGCCCTGCGTGATGCCGACCCCGGCGCGGTGCTGATCGCGCTGGAGCCGGCGATCGAAGACGCACTGGAACGGCTGGAGCCGGTGCTGGGCTCGCCGTCACTGACCCTGATCTTCGACGAGGCCGAGCTGGCCGCGCGCCGCGATGGCTGGGAAGCGCAGCGCTGGGCGCGGCATCTGGTGGCCAAGCTGCACGGTCACCAGGACGTGCTGCCGCCGGGCTCGGAACAGGACCAGCAACTGCAGCCCGAACCGGGCCTGCCGGTCACCCCGGCGCAGTTGCATGCCGATGCGCCGCTGGAGTTCCACCTGCGCGAAGCGAAGGATGCGGCGTCCGACGTGCCTGCCGATGGCCTGTACCAGGTGCCGGCGGAGCTGAGCGAGCCGGTGTCGCTGGAAGAGGCATTGGCCGCGCTGGAGGTGGACGATGCGGCGAGCAGTGCGCCGGCGGACCCGATCGCCGCGATCGGGGACCACAGCCGCTGGTCGCTGGTCGAAGATGACGCCGTGGTCACTGGCTCACCATCGAGCACCCACACGGGCTCGGCGCCGGAGCGCTTCGACATCGAACGTCTGTCGCTGGTCGAGCTTGAGCCCGAGCCGGGAGCCGCCGGTGGCTGCACGGGTGCGGTGCTGGTCCTGGCCGGGATCGGCGGGCCGGATGCGTTGCGCCGCCTGCTGGCCGCGCTGCCCGAATCGCTGAGCACCGCGGTGCTGGTGCATATGCGCCTGGACGGAGGCCGCTACGGCAATCTGGTCAAGCAGATGGCACGGGTGTCCGCCCTGCCGGTGCTGCTGGCCGAAGACGCCCAGCCGGTGGAAGCCGGGCATGCCTACATCCTGCCTGATGACATCGGCATCGTCGTGCGCCAGGGCACGCTGCATTTCATCGCCGAGCCCACCGGCATCCAGATCGCGGCACTGCCGGCCTTGCACAGCGGGGTGGTCCTGCTCAGCGGCGCCGATGCCGCCCAGGTGGACGCCGTGCTCGCCCTGGCGGCCGCCGGGGCCTGGGTGGGCGGTCAGATCGGCGAGGGCTGCTATGACCCGACGGCGGCCAGTACCGTGGTCGCTGCCGGCCAGCAGGCCGGTGAACCGCCGCAGCTGGCCGCCACCATCGCCGAACGCTGGGGCGTGGACGCGTAAGCGCGCCGACGCACCCTTGAAGGAATCTCCATGAGCTACGCCAGCAACGACGAAATCCGCGGTGTCCTGATCCAGGCCGGGCACGAACGCGTGCTGCTGCCCAATGCCACCGTCGCCGAAATGATGTCCAAGGTGCCGGTCGAAACCGTGCCCGACGCACCGGCCTGGCTGGTCGGGCAGATCGCCTGGCACGGCTGGGACGTGCCGCTGCTGTCCTTTGCCCGGTTGTCCGGGCAGGGCGACGAGCCGGTGGTGACCAACAACAAGGTGGTCGTGCTCAAGGCACTGGGCGGCAATCCGCGCCGCCCGTACTTCGCCCTGCTGACCCAGACGTTCCCGCAGCTGATCGCGGTGCCGCGCGACGGCCTGCTCGCCGACGCGTCCGAAGAAACCCTGCCGCAGGGCGTACACATGCGCGTGCTGCTGGGTGAGCAGAGTGCGCTGCTGCCGGACCTGGACGCCCTGGAAGCGGCGCTGGACGAATCTTTCCCGGTCGCGGGGTGAAGTGTCCCCGCGCCTGTCGGCGCGCCCCCTGGACTCAAGGGCGCAATCGCTCCCGATGAATCAAGGGGGCTGAGGCGTCAGGCAAGCGCGATCGTCAGCCCAGATCGCCCAGGCGTGCCTGCACGGCCGCAATCGCCGCCAGCCCTGCGGTCTCGGTACGCAGCACGCGCGGGCCCAACTGCAATCCCTGGAAGCCCGCCGCGGCCAGCGCCTGGCGGTCGCGCGGCGACCAGCCGCCTTCCGGGCCGATCGCGATCACCACACCGCCCGGTGCGGCCGAGAGCGTCGACAAGCGATGCTCGCCCTGTGGATCCAGGGTCAGCTTCAACGCCTCGGTCGGCATCGCGTTGGCGGCGTCCTGCAGCGATCGCGGCGCGACCACGCTTGGCACGCGCGCGCGGCCGGATTGGCCACAGGCCGAGACCACCACGCTGTGCCAGTGCGCCAGGCGCTTCTCGGCGCGGGCCGCGTCAAGCTTCACTTCCGTGCGCTCGGCATTGACCGGCACGAAGGCCTGCACGCCCAGTTCGGTGGCCTTCTGCAGGATCAGGTCCATCTTCTCGCCACGGGCGATGCCCTGCAGCAGGGTGATGTGCAACGGCGATTCGTTGTCCAGCGCGGTGGCGGCCTCGATGCGCACCTGCGCATCGCGCTTGCCCACCACCACCAGGGTCGCGCTGTAGTCCTGGCCATCACCGTTGAACAGCACGCAGCCATCGCCTTCGCGCAGGCGCATCACGCGGACCAGATGGTTGGCCGCATCCTCGGGCAGCGACAGGGTCTGGCCGATAGTCAGCGGATGATCGATGTAGCTCCGGGTCACGCGCATGCGACGGCCTCGTCGATGGCAGCCAGGGTGGTCAGTGCAAGCAGATCCAGATGGTCGTCCTCCACGCAGTACGGCGGCATCCAATACAGCACATTGCCCAGTGGGCGCAGCACCACGCCGCGCTTGAGCGCGGCCTTGTAGGCGTGCAGCCCGATTCTGGCCTCGGCCGGGAACGGCGTACGCTTGTCGCCGTTGCGGGTCAGTTCGAATGCCACCACCATCCCGGCCTGGCGCACATCGGCGACATGCGCGTGGTCGGCGAACGGTGCGGCCAGGGTGCGCATCACTTCAGCGGTGCTGCGGTTGCGGGCGATCACGT contains the following coding sequences:
- a CDS encoding Hpt domain-containing protein, coding for MSTLRDAMSHAALGWVKPELDETLRQVRNEVEYYVEDPADGSRMRFCAGYLHQVQGTLRMVELYAPAMVAEELEQLANAIGAGDVPDRDEACATLMRGSVLLPDYLERLQNGHRDIPIVLLPLLNDIRSARAAPGINESVLFAFAPDSASATEAELDHARGSLSGRNRELLDTVGNAVKEELLRIKDALDLHLRTGGEPVQLQTQVNELGAVADTLGMMGLGVARGVVVQQRDALREVVEGVQQIDETLLLDIAGALLYVDASLDDQVAHLGAGGSGEDDPSAVENRRTVEVLAHEAIANFAAAREHFVAFIETNWNHQQLQEVPRLLGEVAGALRMLDLSAPADYLQGVRQYIAVELLGKQRVPSGRQLDTLADAMASLEYYLEALRERRPGRDDILDITRSSLETLRYWPLPDANQPTADTGPESLPVAPEPIELTPWDAPAPEPIELAVTAEVPRPANLPPPLPDFTFDPPPAAAAPVTPPPVALVFDASTAPVTADAPQWTLGQQDDADEGLTFAHLDPIIADLPPGAAWGGASLPPALQADRMGDDVADAPLEMPAFVATGAGFDPVAAEHELLALSDEPIEFTFDDGLRNADDVLSLQIDDTDADIDSDTDTGTDIDTDTHSGTDTDTDSDSIDAGAAASSSVTPGEVDVQALPTFLQEIPVASAQDSAAPPLDPFADDVDTAAEAAADAAQPNATVRDAVIGRIELDDAATRFLAELDAAAAQFRPEGADTETVPTAAAAGSPAVAASADDISIEAGFEDDGENIDQDIREVFIEEFDEELVNLGNLLPAWRAAPDNLDRLRPIRRVFHTLKGSGRLVGARTLGEFSWKIEGMLNRVLDGSRPASPAVVALVGQAYDALPQLNAALRDGSRVTADLQAMQAIADRVAAGEETFHVPLQRAASAAVPTVMETVAAEAVPVIESTPANIDSVLREILEAEVEVHQATLQAWLDAAADAPQPVTDGLLRAVHTMNGAFAMTDVPEITAVTGAAESYLKRSLAADALPAAAGMDALAETCAAITTTMAALQDEARRVPVQTALAARLVALADTLPEARWPALAEDDLDLVHDELPVQATDAAGTDALDEATDAGETAEAYAAEPGQFAPVADARTDAVEVIGDEVEDDAAPVLARADDTTGIDELEAEIDADGLSVIESSHAVAPANDDDALIAMELTGTDDLSAYFDAELPDSTHAADAQAASDAVAEDADPAAMHAGLESAELTAAEDLSRYFDQLAEPTPPASQDDADTETRADADAPADTQADTQADPAAASPVGPDGPAADTSADAPAPGSVYAASVDDAANDNWSDGEQVSQQSSDESRDEDSDEDAQALSDVLPPPPAFGEVVDAQQAMDDGLTVVDAPDALDTRVLGLDATDENTGEADAFADVSETTAPDTSADAATPARFFELEDAPAASLTNDPEPADVLAAASADSDDLGPGDALDFTQLDQELVDIFVEEGKDLLDHCDGLISELRAAPQDRDVIAGLQRDLHTLKGGARMAGINPIGDLGHGIESLLEAVAANRTDIDRSDVHLLERGFDRLHQLLTRTGQHRTVAMPDDLIAAFEQRTQGRIAPAPADTANDALPSGDARVEAAIAALVAAPLSAPVPLETVSEEDGLPRPQQEQVRVRADLLDRLVNHAGEVAIYRSRLEQQLGAFRGAMGELDRTNARLRDQLRRLDLETEAQIVARYQREQDQAHHTFDPLELDRFSTLQQLSRALNESAADLGGLQGVLDDLSRQYDVLLQQQSRVSSELQDGLMRARMVPFDGLVPRLRRVVRQAGQDTGKQVHVTLEGTHGELDRNVLDRMVAPLEHMLRNSVAHGLETPEQRRAAGKPEEGEIAIRLRREGSEIVLEVADDGAGLDRGAIRRRAEQRGLIAADAVLGDAELDAMIFSPGFSTADQVSQLAGRGVGMDVVHNEVRQLGGSVDIHSVSGQGVTFTLRLPQTLAVTQAVFVQIGETTFAVPVASVSGIGRISRERFETANGGYHYGGEEFALHDLGTLIGQAQARAEGQAQVPLLLVRAGDLRVAVAIDQVLGNREIVVKPVGLQIASVPGIYGATITGDGRVVVILDVAPLVRRYLANPHKPITATAKVSDRDVPLVMVVDDSLTMRKVTGRILERHNFEVTVARDGIEALERLDERVPDLMLLDIEMPRMDGYELASVMRADPRYQGVPIVMITSRSGDKHRQRAFELGVQRYLGKPYQELDLMRNVYDLLGIARARE
- a CDS encoding chemotaxis protein CheB, which encodes MHASDVHALLSVALLARSGPARERLREALDHAGARVVLEDDPNTLELQALRDADPGAVLIALEPAIEDALERLEPVLGSPSLTLIFDEAELAARRDGWEAQRWARHLVAKLHGHQDVLPPGSEQDQQLQPEPGLPVTPAQLHADAPLEFHLREAKDAASDVPADGLYQVPAELSEPVSLEEALAALEVDDAASSAPADPIAAIGDHSRWSLVEDDAVVTGSPSSTHTGSAPERFDIERLSLVELEPEPGAAGGCTGAVLVLAGIGGPDALRRLLAALPESLSTAVLVHMRLDGGRYGNLVKQMARVSALPVLLAEDAQPVEAGHAYILPDDIGIVVRQGTLHFIAEPTGIQIAALPALHSGVVLLSGADAAQVDAVLALAAAGAWVGGQIGEGCYDPTAASTVVAAGQQAGEPPQLAATIAERWGVDA
- a CDS encoding chemotaxis protein CheW, which translates into the protein MSYASNDEIRGVLIQAGHERVLLPNATVAEMMSKVPVETVPDAPAWLVGQIAWHGWDVPLLSFARLSGQGDEPVVTNNKVVVLKALGGNPRRPYFALLTQTFPQLIAVPRDGLLADASEETLPQGVHMRVLLGEQSALLPDLDALEAALDESFPVAG
- a CDS encoding 16S rRNA (uracil(1498)-N(3))-methyltransferase, with the protein product MRVTRSYIDHPLTIGQTLSLPEDAANHLVRVMRLREGDGCVLFNGDGQDYSATLVVVGKRDAQVRIEAATALDNESPLHITLLQGIARGEKMDLILQKATELGVQAFVPVNAERTEVKLDAARAEKRLAHWHSVVVSACGQSGRARVPSVVAPRSLQDAANAMPTEALKLTLDPQGEHRLSTLSAAPGGVVIAIGPEGGWSPRDRQALAAAGFQGLQLGPRVLRTETAGLAAIAAVQARLGDLG